A region of the Burkholderia savannae genome:
GTTCTGCATGACGGAGCCGGAGGTCGCGTCGTCGGACGCGACGAACATGCGGGCCACCGCGGCGATCGACGGCGACGAAGTCGTGCTGAACGGCCGCAAGTGGTGGTCGACGGGCATCGGCCATCCGCTCGCGCGCGTCGTGATCTTCATGGGGCTCACTGATCCGCAGGCGGAGCCGCACCGCCGGCACACGATGGTGCTGTGCCCGCTCGACGCGCCCGGCGTGAAGATCGAACGGATGCTGCCCGTGTTCAATGCGTACGACGAGCCGTCGGGCCACGGCGAAGTCAGCTTCACGAACGTGCGGCTGCCCGCGTCGAACGTGATCCTCGGGCCGGGGCGCGGTTTCGAGATCGCGCAAGGCCGGCTCGGGCCGGGCCGTATCCACCATTGCATGCGCGCGCTCGGCGCGGCGGAGAAGGCGCTCACGCTGCTGTGCGCGCGCGCGACGACGCGCACCGCGTTCGGCAAGCCGCTCGTCAAGCTCGGCGGCAACGGCGACGTCGTCGCGAACCTGCGGATGTCGATCGAGCAGGCGCGCCTCCTGACGCTGAAGGCCGCGTGGACGATCGACACGCAGGGCGTGAAGGCGGCGCTGTCGCTGATCTCGCAGATCAAGGTGGTCGTGCCGGCGGTCGCGCAGCAGGCGGCCGACGCGGCGATCCAGATCCACGGCGGCGCGGGCCTGTCGAACGACTTTCCGCTCGCGGCGCTCTATGCGTACGCGCGCGTGCTGCGGATCGCGGACGGGCCGGACGAGGTGCATCGCGCGGTCGTCGCGAAGCTCGAGGTGAAGCGGCAGCTCGCCGCGGCGGAGGCGGCATGAGCGTGCGCCTCGACGATGCGCGCGACGTGCGCGACGAAGACCGGCTCGACGCGGCGAAGCTCGACGCGTACCTGAAGTCGCGGATCGACGGCTTGACGGGCGAGCCGAGCATCCGGCAGTTCCACGGCGGCGCGTCGAACCTGACCTACCTGATCGGCTATGGCGATCGCGAGCTGGTGCTGCGGCGGCCGCCCGCGGGCGCGAAGGCGGGCACCGCGCACGACATGCTGCGCGAGGCGGCGGTGATGGCGGCGCTCAAGCCGGACTACCGCTACGTGCCCGCGATCCTTGCGCGCTGCGACGACACCGCGGTGATCGGCAGCGAGTTCTACGTGATGGAGCGCATCGCCGGCGTGATCCTGCGGCGCGAACTGCCCGCCGGGCTGAACCTCGATCGCGACGGCGTGCGCAAGCTGTGCGAGAGCTTTGTCGATCGGCTGATCGAGCTGCACGCGATCGACGCGTCGCGCGCCGAAATCGCGGCGCTCGGCAAGGGCGAGGGCTACGTCGCGCGGCAGTTGAGCGGCTGGGGCGAGCGCTGGCGCAAGGCGCTCACCGACGGCGCGAACCCGTGCGACGACGTGCTCGCGTGGCTCGAGCGCAACCGCCCGGCGAGCGAGCGCCGCATCTGCGTGATTCACAACGACTATCGCTTCGACAACGTCGTGCTCGATCCGGCCGACCCGTTGTCGATCGTCGGCGTGCTCGACTGGGAGATGGCGACGCTAGGCGATCCGCTGATGGATCTCGGCGGCTCGCTCGCGTACTGGGTGCAGGCCGACGACGATCCCGCGTTCGTCGCGATGCGCCGCCAGCCGACGCACGCGCAAGGGATGATGACGCGCCGCGAGGTGGTCGACTATTACGGCGCGCGCACGGGCATCGACGTCGGCGGCTTCGAGTTCTACGAAGTGTTCGGCCTGTTCCGGCTGATGGTGATCGCGCAGCAGATCTACCGGCGCTTCGTGCTCGGCCATACGACGAACGAACAGTTCGCGGGCTTCGGCGCGGCCGTGCGCTATCTCGGCGAGCGGTGCCGGCGCGTGATCGCGGCGGCGGCCGGGAGTGCGCGATGAGCGAGCTGTTCCTGATCCGCCACGCGCAGGCGAGCTTCGATGCGGCCGATTACGATTGCCTGTCGCCGCTCGGCGACGAGCAGTCGGCGCGGCTCGGCGCATGGATGGCGCGCGGCGCGCGGCGGCCCGGGCTGATCGCGACGGGCACGCTGCGCCGCCACGCGCAGACGGCCGACGGCTGCGCGCGCGCGGCGGGCGTCGACGCGCCGCGACTCGCGCTCGCGGGCCTCGACGAGCTCGACTCGGACGAGTTGATCGCGCGTCATCGGCCCGAGCTTGCTTCGCGCGACGCGCTGCTGCGCGCGATGAGGGCGCAAGCCGATCCGCGCCGCGCGTTCCAGGCGCTGTTCGCGGCGGCCGTCGCGCGCTGGACGGGCGGCGCGCACGACGGCGACTACGTCTGCCCGTGGCCCGAATTCCGCGCGCGCACGCTCGCGGCGTGGGACGCGCTCGCGCGGCAGCCGGCGCGCGAGATCTGGGCGTTCACGTCGGGCGGGCCGATCGGCGTGATCGTCGCGACGCTTCTCGGCGTGCCCGTCGAGCGCAGCTTCGAGCTCGCGTGGCCGCTCGTCAACACGAGCGTGAGCCGAATCAGGATCGGCCGCGGCGGCGCGCGCGTGACGACGTACAACGGCTGGCCGCACCTCGACGGCGCGGACGACGAGCGGCTCGTCACGCATCGCTGATTTCCTCCCCCTTCATCGACTCAGGATATTCTCCATGACCGCATCCAACCTGTTCGATCTGTCCGGCAAGATCGCCGTCGTCACGGGCGCGAGCCGCGGCATCGGCGCGGACGCCGCGAGGCTGCTCGGCGCGTTCGGCGCGCACGTCGTCGTCACGAGCCGGCGCATCGACGATTGCCGCACGATCGCGAACGAGATCGTCGAGGCCGGCGGCTCGGCCGAGGCGGCCGCGTGCCACATCGGCGAGCTCGACCAGATCGACGCGCTGTTCGCCGCGCTCGAAGACAAGCACGGGCGGCTCGACGTGCTCGTCAACAACGCGGCGGCGAATCCGTACTACGGGCCGATCGTCGACACCGACCCCGGCGCGTTCCAGAAGACCGTCGACGTGAACATCCGCGGCTACTTCTTCATGTCGAGCCGCGGCGCGAAGCTGATGGGCAAGGGCGG
Encoded here:
- a CDS encoding phosphotransferase family protein, with protein sequence MSVRLDDARDVRDEDRLDAAKLDAYLKSRIDGLTGEPSIRQFHGGASNLTYLIGYGDRELVLRRPPAGAKAGTAHDMLREAAVMAALKPDYRYVPAILARCDDTAVIGSEFYVMERIAGVILRRELPAGLNLDRDGVRKLCESFVDRLIELHAIDASRAEIAALGKGEGYVARQLSGWGERWRKALTDGANPCDDVLAWLERNRPASERRICVIHNDYRFDNVVLDPADPLSIVGVLDWEMATLGDPLMDLGGSLAYWVQADDDPAFVAMRRQPTHAQGMMTRREVVDYYGARTGIDVGGFEFYEVFGLFRLMVIAQQIYRRFVLGHTTNEQFAGFGAAVRYLGERCRRVIAAAAGSAR
- a CDS encoding histidine phosphatase family protein, with the protein product MSELFLIRHAQASFDAADYDCLSPLGDEQSARLGAWMARGARRPGLIATGTLRRHAQTADGCARAAGVDAPRLALAGLDELDSDELIARHRPELASRDALLRAMRAQADPRRAFQALFAAAVARWTGGAHDGDYVCPWPEFRARTLAAWDALARQPAREIWAFTSGGPIGVIVATLLGVPVERSFELAWPLVNTSVSRIRIGRGGARVTTYNGWPHLDGADDERLVTHR
- a CDS encoding SDR family oxidoreductase; amino-acid sequence: MTASNLFDLSGKIAVVTGASRGIGADAARLLGAFGAHVVVTSRRIDDCRTIANEIVEAGGSAEAAACHIGELDQIDALFAALEDKHGRLDVLVNNAAANPYYGPIVDTDPGAFQKTVDVNIRGYFFMSSRGAKLMGKGGGGSIVNVASVNGVVPGYWQGIYSITKAAVISMTKAFAIECAASGVRCNALLPGLTDTKFASALTQAPDVLKQVLAHVPMRRAAQPSEMAGAVLYLASAASSYTTGAVLNVDGGYLSV
- a CDS encoding acyl-CoA dehydrogenase family protein translates to MDFSPSARSRELSERIAGFMRDEIAPVEARYVEQSTGGADWRLWRQPDVMETLKAKARAAGLWNLFLPQAEHGGAGLSNAEYAPLAELMGHSFIAPEAFNCNAPDTGNMEVLARYGSPEQRRRWLEPLLAGEIRSAFCMTEPEVASSDATNMRATAAIDGDEVVLNGRKWWSTGIGHPLARVVIFMGLTDPQAEPHRRHTMVLCPLDAPGVKIERMLPVFNAYDEPSGHGEVSFTNVRLPASNVILGPGRGFEIAQGRLGPGRIHHCMRALGAAEKALTLLCARATTRTAFGKPLVKLGGNGDVVANLRMSIEQARLLTLKAAWTIDTQGVKAALSLISQIKVVVPAVAQQAADAAIQIHGGAGLSNDFPLAALYAYARVLRIADGPDEVHRAVVAKLEVKRQLAAAEAA